The stretch of DNA GATTAGTTGATTCAATATCATTTTCTAATAATGATTTCAGCGAACTGTTGCAACCATGTATTCTGGCTATGTAATAAAGCATTTTGTTACAGCCATGCATAGAAACAATGTGTTACGAAAATATGTTACATTAATGTGTACCAGTAATTAGGTGATAGCAATGTGTATCGGTATTAGGTGACAGCGATGTTCTACAACAATTCACAGTACCGAAAACTTGAAACAAATCAGAGAAATCAACATAACCACAGCATACCCAACCAACCCAACCTGCAGTACTTTAATTGGCAAGCCAAAATAGGTAAAAACAATAACTAGTTTAACTACAGACCTTCAACAGATCGAACTTCATTCTGTACATTACTAGCGCCGGAAAAGTAGGCAAGTACTTTTCCGAACGGCACTGGTTGGCAATCGTTTCCATCAATCTGCAAGAGCGGCAAAGTAATTTAGGCATATtatgtttgtgttttaaagCTAAAGGCATGTTAAAACTTGGAACtatcaaaaaaaatttcaataaaattaatttttgggACAGCAgtcaaaattgtcaatatatattattgtttttatcatATAACAACATTATGGTAGTCACGATtggaattttttaaaatattgtaaacatacTTTATTTTCTTTGAAAGTGAACCATAAAGTTGAGCTAGTTTGACATATAACATAGAATTTGTTGCTAAAAGTGccatataattatatgtaaggAAAACCTGATTATATTAACTATGTAGTTGTTGTGCCTTTTGCCTGTCATAGGGATAAAAACTTGAATAAGCAAAAATATGCGGCAAAgctaattttattgtagttggTCAAATAGATGTAACGATGAACCTAAGTGAAAATTTAGATGCAATACTCGAGTGAATAACACTACTTACAATGATAGACCACATGGCACACCTTTGCTCTGTTGTAGACATGCTCACAACAATATCCATGTTAATCTTTAGGGAGGTGTTGCTTTCCATCTTTCTGTATGTTGTGCTCTGCAAGGCAGATTGAAGATTAGGATGGTTCACAGACATTTACTAGAGCTGCTTATTaggtaataataatgatgattgTAATACAACATTAAGATATAATGTTGTACATCAAGTCTTCTTCCTCAACACTTACCTAAAGAAAATTTCAAGAGTACCAATATTGGCTACTAACACTTTTCAGAAAACAAGTAGTTGTCATTTAAGCTAGACGAGGAAATCTAAAGTATCTTTTAATCTACATAGTTAATtgcaaactttttttattaatttttgttcaaaaacaAAGATCTTATCGAAgtcagttatatataataaaccgTAGCGCTTTTTTGTTGaattataatgaaaaaatttCTTCTAAGTTTCtccttttaataaattttttttaaagagaCAAAATCTTATTGTAGTCAGTAACTTTTTATATGATGAAGTATAGCTTAAAAGTCGTTTAAAGagaacaaaaaaagttattttattttgtacacAAGGTTTTCAAAGACAGCTAAGACAACAAAGGCACAGTTTTGAGCTTATAAACAACGCAAAATGTTTGCTTATGCAACCAATTTGTCAAGCAACTTGCAAACTCACTTGGCCATGATTTAAAgagcttaaagaatagagaaagcataatattattatgctttattagttatcttgaggtgttgactgatgttctaaaaaaagaatcaaggagattgaccccctagaagctgagatatagacagccaaacacaggtctacctaataaagaatcagaggaaaacccttcgaaaatcccgaaaactatgacgtataaaatcgacttaatggtcatgtgccggagttgcgctcccttaccgccgttacttataatgattgttttggctacgagatgtgaaacgcttctcgcgatagtaaataatttacatactagctctggtttctcaagaaaatcatccaaacattgtgtggtaaaggcatttgcccacaacccctcgccatgattttttaaagcagaagagcagattttgactattgtgcctcaaattttaactccatctccacggatatgctccgaagatcatctgttcaacgaacggcgcgtgtatagtctatatgcgatatccgcgattgcagtttgtttagaatacgaaataggaatgggactttttgttccttcatcatttttctactgtgtatctactgcagcattcagttgattttcatgattatcgtcactattaacagactggaagttcactacagccataatcttaaaaagactaacttgaccgtgctgctcttgctacaagaaaagaaaacgataacttttgctttgatttttctattgatctattatcttatctatgattattttttatgatttatataatattcataatgcatattatacaaaataataatataactgcgtatagaataaatgatgtaactaatataatttgtagaaaattccaaatgataaccgagattaatgattgatttaattgattctatttattagctatagttaaaaaaatctgaacaacgctaaagatgagtctgaatagggaagctaagtaggagaacaacaaaactgagctgaactagcaagaaagcgaaatgttgcgaaataatagatgcgtgtaattattttatgctaaaactaatctacacgtcagagggactggttcggaattctaggagcgatgattgttaggcccaatttgattgttctatacttccagagattaaaccaattaaaacgccgtgattgttataggagagcgcattagttggcttaattgaccaatgacacacaagtcgatttcatacgtcatatattgatgattaccaaaacacttttgtttttcggtagacctgtgtttggctggctatatctcagcttctggttggtcaatctccttgattctttttttagaacatcagtcaacacctcaagatgaataataaagcataataatattatgctttctctattctttaaataacttttaaattcaacttCCAAGTACATAGCCTACAAACTATGTCAACAAACTATGCCTACAAAATGTGTTTTAGATTTGAATAGTCTCAGTATATGAACAACTAAACCAAATGAATCCCCATATAATCAGAAACTAATCTGATCCCCTAGAAGCAGCTCTTAAAAACTTGGACAACAAGACGGTTTTggtatgactgtatgtcaaAAGATGTGTTGTATAACAAGTGCTATCCAAAATGTTGTTTAATTCTTTGTTGGAAAGAATGAGTGGAAATGAAATAGACTGAGTGAGTAGTAGTAAGGTAGTGTGAAGAGTAAAAGAGAGCGAGAGGGAGTGAGAGGAAGTGAGACGAAGTGAAAGGGAGTATAAGGGAGTGAAACGGAGTGAGCGGTAATAAGATATAATGAAAGAGAGAGATCGAAAAGAGAGCAGAGATGAAAGGTAATGGGAAGGAGTGAGAGGAAGAAAGAAGGATGAAAACAAAGGTAGAAAAAGTAAGATAAGAGAGATTGATGGAGAGGGCAAAAAGAAAGGATatgaagggagagagaggaaaaaaGGAAAGTGACACAAAGGAAAGGGAGAagaagggagggagagaaggggagggaaagagagaaaacaaaagAGTAAGAGAGAAAAGAATGAGTCTGGGTAACAGACGGATAGAAAAggaaagggagagggagagaggagagaaaagAGGGAAGGTGAGGGTGGCAGACAGAAAGAGAAAGAAAAACAGAGGGAGAGAGAGTcagggagaaggagagagagagagagagagagagagggagagagagagagagaggagagagatagagagagaaagagagtggAGGAAAAGAGGGAATGAGAAGAGGAGAAAAAAAGGGAACAATGGAGAGAGCTAAAAAGAGCTGAGGCTGAAAACCTCAGTTTTTATTAGGGTAAAAGTAGTGGTCCAGTGAAACAAGTACAATAAAGATGAAAGAAGAAATGAATACATCAAAGTCAGCTTGTTGCTTTAGATGCACtcaaaaaagtttataaaaatctaacaaaatgaaaatcattGTTGTAGCATAAAAATAGCGctatgatgataatgatgatgatttacTTCTTAGAATGTTATCTTTAGTTCCTATAAATTATTTGTTGGATCAATAGTTAGCTGTGTGGTTAACGTGTTCAGCAGCAACAGATAAACAATTGATCCAAGCTCAAGACAAATTTGTCAATGAAATTAGAAAGATACCATCACACCCTTCAAAATGtgaaaaactggtaaaaattgttcaatgtgctcttTTAACTTATTACCCAGGTTTAATGCAATGTTCAAGTTTGGTAACAATAAATGAAAAGAAACTGCATAGGAGATGTAAATGGACTGCCTGAAGCCAGTATACGCTGccaattgttttcaaaaaaagtATTTCAGGATTATTAGTCATGGAGTTTATTTTGAACTAGTTAGGATGTACAAGCTCATTTTAGTCATGAGCTTGTACAAACTTAAGGgtgaatataatttaatcataatgGTCGTATTAATGACCATTGATTTTTATACTGTTTGAATAACTTGGCGTTCTGCACGCGGCATCTTATCTGGCCATTAGCTAATTGTTTGTTTTAGAATTTATTGCTAAAGACTATAGAGGGTGATCGAAGCGTTTGTCTGATCACTAGACTAGTagcaaatattgcaaaataaatTATCTATATAGTACTTTTGTAAGATACCAACCATGACAATCTTTATTAAGTTTTCAATATCCCAGTGTTAATCAGTTAACAAGtgtgaccccggccgtcagaatgtacaatcgtgcggtaattccATTGTTCACACTAGCGCGCTAAGCGTGCTTTgcgctattatatgactcaccgtcactattttagtaaacagtggtttacagtgcattcaaccctgctctttcacatggtcttgtttatttttgtgtctgaccaatcataaagccagaattgccatttacctatacccatatcggtggttgctatggaatttttcataacccaagatcataaatataggctctaaCTGCGGGTGTACGCATGTATGTGGCCATTTCCTGTTTTAATGCTTcaggctagaacaaaataaacaCTCACAAAAATCACGGCTAGTTGATgctagatgagtatttctacttagaatctgagtcagctgcctcagatcatagtgaaagcgatgatgaagATTGTGATAATAGGGCAACCTTAGAAACACAGCTGtttacgcaatatgtggctgaTAACGATAATTCGaattaattaaatcaaattacagagaataacgatcagcctatcactgctgataacattcccattctagctgttgacatcaaactaataagtgggtgcaaatgtagagaattatgcgctagttttatgtcatctgaacCATTAAGACTcgttagaactgtgtatcaaggattgccgaaggaaacattggatatggttgtgttgggacaaattgccattagcataacaaacaaacctCTCCAATgcgctacaataaatctctgcagcgtactcgtgctacactgtgtgagtcttaaactacataaaaagagctctagattgaatagTCATTTGATGAGTTGGGTTAATATTTTCGGATCACATATTTTCCGCATCGTTGACCTTACCACGACCTTATGTATAGGtggacaattctgaatacacttccagctctttgttaagttgttggactgtcattatatgcagttatagcaatatagcttgatgagaagtgcccagtttgaagcatacccttttaatgaatatatccaggacggtgagcttttagccacatatattgttaaccttaccatgaccttttggaggtcaaccgtcaatcgaattggaataaaaatgca from Watersipora subatra chromosome 2, tzWatSuba1.1, whole genome shotgun sequence encodes:
- the LOC137388016 gene encoding octapeptide-repeat protein T2-like, with the protein product MERAKRKDMKGERGKKESDTKEREKKGGREGEGKRENKRVREKRMSLGNRRIEKERERERGEKRGKVRVADRKRKKNRGRESQGEGERERERERERERERREIEREREWRKRGNEKRRKKGNNGES